Proteins found in one Triticum urartu cultivar G1812 chromosome 4, Tu2.1, whole genome shotgun sequence genomic segment:
- the LOC125553148 gene encoding glutamic acid-rich protein-like → MSRCFPFPPPGYVKTARPDAHLASPLLDKEKHKEKKHKKDKKDKDKKEKKDRERSKDKHRDKKDRKEKHKDKKKDKSKDKSRESEGTERHGEALLGQKFEESSRKSEEIKDPIFREELVRKTQDQKGVENRAVNNFTISNERSREGFNAAPALENDRTAVNKMRIHSIDASRKNEGLGQQTITINQQKNGTSIRRSENFNSSSQGGSDGFSTAPMVEKERVKVTRPLSNSTDSVPRKEGTGQRISNISILVQKRTESPNKETAKKEIGTNSPLLRSPANAMHRGNGKVGRPVDSAPTSMQRFESPSTSGASTGMDRSLPRSTIPSPSITIRRPNGMVRPTENLSISTSKPNAGGVSPAMGKEKGPGGRMLQNTVSADQKLVGAKPPALGKEKEPGGRMLHPCVSTDQKQVDSKPPAVEKIAVGRAERVEKVRDGASDDTKKEDKKRERHEKKKRKEKHKEKKKEKEAKKERQEHNHKEHDKLRENSIDYQIDSLIDSLDTKPLTPPLAPPTDDAKVILADENLKKRKNHEMNGYLQNHHEMRPTKLPRPAPSSNHVENGTASHVAAPPSSMKPDAMKIEKAERLPKKEEKVNGNKEAQQRPSLDSGLRDSLPNKKEEKVNGNKEAQHRPLVDTGLRDPLPKKEEKVYVNKEAQQRPQVVSGLRDPLPKKEEKVAVGKEAQQRPAVVSGLRDPLPKKEEKVNVSKEAQQRPVAVSGLRDPGASSGNGAPARKSPHPDFKYLGQIYSIPEAPQIMECDYGDQDWLFERRSTQPEKAKMETEADAVPQVWAEAMKIDPADVIALPYVIPF, encoded by the exons ATGTCTCGCTGCTTCCCGTTTCCGCCCCCAGGATATGTCAAGACCGCGCGCCCCGACGCCCACCTAGCCTCGCCCCTGCTCGACAAG GAGaaacacaaggagaagaagcataAGAAGGACAAGAAGGACAAagataaaaaagaaaagaaggaTAGAGAAAGGAGTAAAGATAAGCACAGAGATAAAAAAGATCGAAAAGAGAAGCACAaagataagaaaaaggacaagagCAAAGATAAAAGCAGGGAATCTGAAGGGACTGAAAGACATGGTGAGGCTCTCCTTGGTCAGAAGTTTGAAGAGAGTAGCAGGAAGTCTGAAGAAATTAAGGATCCTATATTCAGGGAGGAACTGGTTAGAAAGACACAAGATCAGAAAGGGGTGGAGAATCGAGCTGTTAACAACTTCACTATTTCAAATGAACGAAGTCGTGAAGGTTTTAACGCTGCACCTGCATTGGAGAATGACAGGACTGCAGTTAACAAAATGCGTATTCACTCTATTGACGCTTCAAGGAAAAATGAGGGCTTGGGGCAACAGACCATCACTATCAATCAACAGAAAAATGGGACATCGATTCGACGCAGCGAGAACTTCAACAGTTCATCTCAAGGAGGCTCTGATGGCTTTAGTACAGCACCTATGGTGGAGAAGGAAAGAGTCAAAGTCACAAGACCTCTCTCCAACTCTACTGATTCTGTGCCAAGGAAAGAGGGAACGGGGCAGCGTATCAGTAACATTAGCATACTGGTGCAGAAGAGAACTGAGAGCCCAAATAAAGAGACTGCAAAGAAAGAAATTGGCACCAACTCTCCGTTGCTTCGAAGCCCTGCTAATGCTATGCACAGGGGAAATGGTAAGGTTGGTCGTCCGGTGGATAGCGCACCAACATCCATGCAGAGGTTTGAGAGTCCATCAACATCTGGTGCATCAACAGGGATGGATAGAAGTCTACCTAGGTCAACTATCCCAAGCCCAAGCATTACTATCCGAAGGCCAAATGGGATGGTTCGGCCAACTGAAAACTTGTCCATTTCCACTAGTAAGCCCAATGCTGGAGGTGTTTCACCTGCCATGGGCAAGGAAAAGGGACCAGGTGGAAGAATGCTACAGAATACTGTTTCAGCTGATCAGAAACTGGTTGGTGCTAAGCCCCCAGCTCTGGGCAAGGAAAAGGAACCAGGTGGAAGAATGCTGCATCCTTGTGTTTCAACTGATCAGAAACAGGTTGATTCTAAACCCCCAGCTGTGGAGAAAATTGCAGTTGGAAGAGCTGAAAGGGTGGAAAAGGTCAGAGATGGGGCATCTGATGATACAAAGAAAGAGGACAAAAAACGTGAGCGGCATgagaaaaagaagaggaaagagaaacacaaagagaagaaaaaggagaagGAGGCAAAGAAGGAGAGACAGGAACATAATCACAAAGAGCATGATAAGTTAAGAGAAAACAGTATAGATTATCAGATAGACAGTCTGATAGATAGTCTTGACACGAAGCCCTTAACCCCTCCCTTGGCTCCTCCAACTGATGATGCGAAAGTTATCCTAGCCGATGAAAACCTGAAGAAGCGAAAGAACCACGAGATGAATGGTTACCTACAAA ACCATCATGAAATGCGGCCTACAAAGTTACCGAGACCAGCCCCCTCCAGCAATCATGTGGAGAATGGTACAGCATCTCATGTAGCCGCGCCACCCTCTTCCATGAAGCCAGATGCCATGAAAATCGAAAAGGCTGAACGGCTCCCTAAGAAGGAAGAGAAGGTCAATGGCAACAAGGAAGCTCAGCAGCGACCTTCACTCGATTCAGGGCTTCGAGATTCTCTCCCTAATAAGAAGGAAGAGAAGGTCAATGGCAACAAGGAAGCTCAGCATCGACCTTTGGTCGATACAGGGCTTCGAGATCCTCTCCCTAAGAAGGAAGAGAAGGTCTATGTCAACAAGGAAGCTCAGCAGCGACCTCAGGTCGTTTCAGGGCTTCGAGATCCTCTCCCCAAGAAGGAAGAGAAGGTGGCTGTCGGCAAGGAGGCTCAGCAGCGACCTGCAGTCGTTTCAGGGCTTCGAGATCCTCTCCCTAAGAAGGAAGAGAAGGTGAATGTCAGCAAGGAGGCTCAGCAGCGACCTGTGGCCGTTTCAGGGCTTCGGGATCCTGGGGCATCATCTGGGAATGGCGCACCTGCTAGGAAGTCACCTCACCCAGATTTCAAGTATCTGGGGCAGATATACAGCATCCCCGAAGCACCTCAGATCATGGAGTGTGATTACGGTGATCAGGACTGGCTGTTCGAGCGGCGTAGCACCCAGCCAGAGAAGGCCAAGATGGAGACCGAGGCCGACGCAGTGCCCCAAGTGTGGGCTGAGGCTATGAAAATCGACCCGGCTGACGTCATCGCTCTGCCATACGTCATTCCTTTCTGA